AACCTGCTCTTAGAAAATGTGGAAAGTGTGGAAATTGGGCAGCCATCGACGCATGCCtataaaaaatagaagagaaaaaacacaCGTTGCCAAAGAATAAAGGGGTGGCTTCCTCTTGATGCGCGGGTGCTTCTAGACAGCACAGTTGCCTGTCCTATGATTCGTGTCAGGAGCAACCTAATTAGCATCATCCTCCGACATATGCGCTCCCCACCCCTAAGGCGATACGCAAAATGAAGGAATCGAGTTCGTCCACTGAGCGAATATCGACCAAACGCCTTCCATCCATTGCACTTTGTTTATCTTCGTTTCTAATGTGGAGAGATCAAGAACGACCATGAGATACCTCCCTGGTCAAACACCGAAATGTCCATGAGAAAGAGGGTACGTTATTTAACGTCTTCTCCATTAGAAGTTTCATAGTTGGATACCTATAAGATCCAAGTTTTACTGTGAATTTGGTGGTGACAAACTATTGAGAGATAATTATTATTCTGAGTAAAGAATAGAGATGATCttatattatgaaatttttattctcatcgattaaaaaaaaaaaaaaaaaagaggacatTTCAAACTTCATATCGTTTCTTACAACATTATATGTCTCTCCAATTATGTCAGAATCTAGTGCACAATCACAATGAATTAGagaataaaagtaaaaagaaaaaaagccttTATCCTAGTTTTCCCTTAAATTAAAACTATGTTCAGCAGAGAATTCTATTATAATTAACATATTGTACCTCTTTATTATAACcctcaattacaagagaaagaTATTATATATATCAAGTATCTATTTATAAGCATAAACttaaattacaaataaaatatGGGCTCAAACTATAAAAGTCTTTGATAATTTGAGGGCGTTGCCCATGCAACCCCGTCAATGTAGCTTTTGGGACCCTCGCCAGCTCACCAAAGAGCAAGACCTTGTATGTTCCTATCAATAGAGAGTATGAACCACATCTCAACAAATTATCCGACTCTCACTCTCATATCCACTAGTAATCTTGATTTAAATATGTAATTTTAACTTTACTCAACTGCCAATCATGGACCTCTCTCGCCTCTGTATCTACATCCATCATTAGTCTTGTCCATCGTCATCGTATGGACTCCactttttcaacattttattttggccttcatcttgtttttcaaaGTCCAAATAGTCGGAAGATTCTGAAGACTGTcttagagaaagagagagagggagaaaggagGACCACCCATGTTCCGTCTTCCCATGGGCAGGAGGGCATGGTCCTCCCTGGCTCCTCCTTATCTTTGGAATCGCCGAGAGCATATTCTGATGAAGCGGTGGAGGATCAAACCCCCTCGACGTGGGAAAGAAAGAACGTCATTTCAAAGTGGCGCGCCGATGAGGGATCAGATGCTTGGTTTGGAAATGACGCGCTCATGTCCGAAACCCGGCTTTTCTCGTTCGAAGCAACTTCGAGAGCTCCTTATTCGTCGTATTCGTTGTACGTGGACATAACGATTTGCATACACTTTTTAAGAGATTTGGAAATAAAAGATTTTGGATAACTcgtattattaaaaagaaaagaaaaggttttcaAGACATGGTGTGGAAACAATCTAAGGATTGTCTGCGAACATACGAGGTCATTGCAACGATCCTATGCCCAGATCGCGAAATCTATGGTTgtcctaaaaccctaaattgacgGAAAAGGAGGACgataattcaattaaaagaagaaaaaggcaggAGAGCCCTTCAAGTTTCCGGAGTCAAGCATTGATTGTGAAGGAAGCTGTGGATTGTGCTTGGGTTCCAAAAGTTCAGTCTCCCTCCCATTCCTTCCTGTAGTCCGGCAGAGTGCAGAGCCACTCGTCTCAGCTGTCCCTCCTGCTGCCATTTCCCCATTGGCCCACAAATATTCTCCCTTCGTACCTCACACgatcttgtaaacccatttgcatcgGTCGCGACATTACTCCCAGCTTCGCTTTCCCCTCTTTCACTTTTTGGGGTCATCAAGGCCTGCTTAATCTACATCTAAGctgctaaaaaaaataaaatttattactagaaattttttaaaaattgtggAAAAAAGTCATGCCTGTAATCTGCATGTCGATATTTGAATGCCCAtggttcaatttgatttgaactCTATTTCATTGACCGCCCATGAATAAGATCACTAGTCCCTGTGGAAAAATAAGTATATATGATTAATATTACGCACGAGAACGATGAGATCGGTTGGCAAATCACCAAATGTTAAATCCATCAAACGAGCGGGTCAAGTCGAAAATAACCCAATTCATATTATCtctttaatcatattttgatcaattttcatgCAATATAAATCTAGTTATTCATATTCGACCCAACACATAACCGACTATATCCCTATTATTAAAACACTTCATTATTAAACCTAATCAAAAAATCTATACCTAAATTGATGTGAAGTCCAGAGCAAGCAAGCGCAAGCGCAAGATCAAGTGCAagtaagaaaaaatgaaaagagaattaTTAAAACGGATTAGGTCTAAATGAATTGTGAACCCATTTAACATGAGTATAATTTTGGTTTTATCATTTGGAACCCATTTATGACAATTTACTCAATATAACTAATTCACATAATAACTTGATCCATCAAGTTTGAGTTAAGAAATGAATTTGAAATCCATTTTGATAGACCTACCAAATACGTGTTTCCAACCCTTTCTGGTGGACAAAGCAATGGGAGAAATTCTTGCAAGAACcttcctcttttattttcctaggcATCTTTGTCGAGTGTCAAGTTGGGCCATTAAGTATCGACAAGCTAGAGCAAAATCACGATGTTGATGTGGTAACGATGTCATGGAGTCTCTAATCAATCATCAGAATGGTCCGGATATTATCGCACGTATCAGGTCCCTCAATTTGATAGCTTACTGTCACGTGAAATGCTAAATCATAACACAAGGGGTCGGGTCGCACATCAATAGTTCGCGCCTGTGCGGCACCACACGTGTCCCTCGTACTCAAATTCTAGGTAGTTAGGTTCTTCACCTCCAATCGCCACCACATGGGTCTGTCCCCTTTGGCGAGGGTACTGTCGGCCCTAGCAATTTCGGTGCCTCGTCCTAGTAACACGTGTCGATCTTGAGAATTTCTGGTTTAAGCCCATCTTTTCGATGGCGGCTATGTTTGGCAACGAGAGGCCATGAATGTTCAGACATAAATTAATCAGATTAACACcacgaaaaattataaatttatctcaaaaatcacaaattaataaatctaaaataaataaattaattattaaattttatcgttAAATTGTTAATTTGAATTATATATGGCAATTGATCGATGTACCACTTTTGGATTCTGCCCTCCGTTTATCACGTAAGTACCATTTTGTGATTCTTCGTATTATTATAagagagggtaaatttgtcgtaaatattcttataataaaagaattagttttaagtaaatttattataagcatactgatttgggatttttttttgtaataaaaaaattaatttaaattaaatttgttataaatgtatcaattaatgatttttcataatattaacctaAAGAAATTTTTAGCATTCGATTTTTCTCCCTCTAAgcttcttgaaaataatttttaatgtagTATCAAAGCAAATGTAACTTTATTATTGAGTAAACTTCCCTCTTATTAAGGGTTGCATGTGAAATTTAACTAACATAGGTGGAGGCACACACAAAAAAATAGGTTCTAAAGACATATTATAAGGTTCaacttaaaaacttaaatcGGATTATCCAGCATTCAAAGGTTTCCCTCACCTTCCCCTAATTTTTTCGTTCCCTCATTTTCCAAATGCAGAATCTCGATAGTTGCTATGGTAGATTCAATATCAGCCTTGCGTCCCGTATGATGCTGTGATTAATAAAGAAGTGAATCGTGATATGGGTCAAATCATGCGTTAAAAGAGCacttatttttgcaaatttccGATAGAATAAGAAAGAACAATTATATTTCTAACTTTTCGGTGCTTGGCGCCACGCTCTAGGAAAAGAACTCGCAAGGAGACAACCGACCCTGGCTGGATCGCAAGTCCAACTTGTCCGGTTACGCGCTCGATGGTGAGGCCGGCCCCTCCCTCCCAAGAAAATCCCACATCACAAGTGGCGAGGTGGGTCCGCCGCCACGTGTAAAGAGGGACGTTTCGTAAGGTCAGGATAGCAACCGCATATCCGGTTCCCCCAAAAAGTATACTTTGCCCAATGCGTGCGCACGGAACGTGAAAGAAAAGGAGTAAAAAGGCGCACGACTCCACCTAAGTTCGGCGATATCGTTTGAATTTTGGTCCCAATGCCTCCTATAGACCACTTCCACTTTTTCGTGACGTGTTTCCCAGTCAGCTCTTTATATCGTAGCTTCAGGAACTCTCGTCAATTATAGGGTGAAAAAATTTAATGCTTTTTGCGATTTGTCGATGGCGGCTAAGATTgatgtggaaaagaaaaatatgttgaaTTGAGATGACTATTTTACCCATCGCATAGAGTCAAGCTCGATGAATCTAAAGTAGAACGAGTAGAACATAAATATGAGTGATATTTGTCAGATCTCAGGTGAAACTCTACATGGACTTGAGCTAGATGCTGGTGGAGCTTGATAGATCCATCTAGTCGAGCTCCACATCCGCTACTGAGTTGCAGTTCAATTGGAGCGGTGGTTGTTGAAGGGTGGCAACAGCGTGACAGGCATCGGCATTGCTCAGAGGGGACGGGCTAGTTTGTGGGTGGGTGGGGGTCTTGGCAAAGTGGTGTTTTTATTGTAGTGTAGAACGATTTGAAATGGTGGATGGGGCAAAACTataaggaaaatgacaaatttgtgAGTAGGGCCACGCATTACATGCAATTCGGGATGCTAATTGTAAGTTCTCAACATTCAATGTGCAAATAGATATGACATTGAAACGTGACGAGACTTTTGATATTCTCCCAATTATCCAAAGTATTTTTCACGTATCAACCAGATTTTCATCTCTCCGGCACGATCTACGTTTCCGCATCAATTAGTGCTCGGGGGATTCCTATACATGGGAATCTGCAGTCGCCAAGCAACACGGGGATATGACAAGAGATCGCCACTACCATCCACATCAGTCGGATGTTCCAAGACCAACCCTTGCTGTTCACCCACTAACCAGATCGCAATTCCAAGAAGCTCATCTCGGTCATCGAGCTGAAGTGAAGTGACGAGGGGCACTTATCGAGCGAGCAACTCGATCTCTCGGGAGGGCCTACCGAACGACGTAGGATGTTCGGTGGTGCGCGCCGCGGGACCAATCGAAGCGGATGATTCCTTCTCCCTCGCGTCAAGGGATAAGGAGATAAAGGCGCGGATAAGCCCACCACCCCCTTTGAATATCGCGAGCTCCTTTTTTTCCTGAAGAAGACGAAAAAGCTCCCAAAGGAAATCCATGGAGAGAAGACGGAAGCGGGCGTCACAGCTCGGGCCAGCGTAGGACCCAAAGAGCATGTTATGGCGGCAGGAAGGTGGTCATCAGTCGGCTCATTCGCAAGGAAAACGACGACTCCAGATTCATAAAATATCTGCTAAGTCCTTGAGGGTTTGAGCTTATCTGAAGGAGCAGCCTTGACTTTTTGGTAATCGCTCAAGAAATATCAAGACCCCAAATCGCAATCGTCAGTTCAAGGGACGCACATTCTTCGTCCCGATCGGATAGACTTTACATTATCGAATCGACAGTATTAATCGTCTAGTGAAGATGCTTCTGGTCCTTGAATGGACGTAAATCCATGTCACGGTGGCTTATCCCTCGCATCATCCGATTCCATAACGCAGAGTGGGGGATCGGGGCTAAGTTTAAAATAAGCTTATAGGATCAACATGAAAACGGACGCCAGTGTCTAGACGATATATTATACAATTACTTAGTGGCTCAGTTTGGCTCAGAGCGCATATTAAATAGAGCTTTCGGTTCTTTAATCCACGCATACAATTTGCCTCGTCGAGCGACTTTAAGTCTCATTGATATGTGTATGTAGCATTCTCGTTCCAAAGCTCTCCTTTTGTCTTGTTCTTGATATTATTTAGGACCTTTGAAAGTCGTTGGTTTATTGACTAGGAATGGTTATCTCAAGATAGTATTTAATGGCAATAGTTTGAAAAAACACATTCTGAAATCATAACGACAAAACGGGGTCCGTTTTTTagtattataattattatatttttgtgactATAGTTTGATGAAAATAAACTTGTTTTTTCTCTCAAGAAATATCCATCCACGAATTCAACCTACCTCAGACGTGCACTTACTTTGAAAGGcagcaattaatattttttttgtcagaaaggTAACGATTAATATTGagtttattttgcgaaaaacgAGTGagttgaaaaacattttcaaaaaaatatttgccaaTATCACCTATAGAAATGAGAGAGCAAAAATGCTTTTATCGTCCGTGAAAATGGTCGAATATAATTTTGtcgtcaattaattattttaagtgatataaatggttaattaagaaaaaaatttcaaataatttattttttataaaataagtgGACGCAATTGAAAATCGAGGTCAACAATTTCTAGCCAGTAGTAATCACACGGCGATGCCCATCTTTTTGCTTCCTATTGCAACTTTTCAAGTCGGTCACACGAGTAGCTTGGTCCTCGAGAATGCCCCTAGTCTTCGGTCAAAAACAATCCATATGCCCCACGCCCTTTGGCAATACACGGGTCATATATTCTTAATTATGCATGAAAAAtactccttttttcttttttctttttcctttttgcccttttcttttttctctttttttcctttttgttaataCGTGCATGAACATGTCTTGAAGCATGAAACGTGGGGTACGTCTTAGCCATATAAAAACCTCGCGGATGGTGCGATAGCTTACGGATGAaggaattcaagaaaaattgcaCTCAGAAACAGAGTTTTGTTTGTCGCTTTGATTCGAGAAATTACACTCGAAAATTCTACCTTATGTCGATCAATACTCTCAAAGCTTTTCTTTTGACATTGCCAAAATCCCTAAATCTATTTTGGCGCAAAGTATCACGTTAGACATTAAAATTAAGGTTTTGATATCATAATGAGTATAATTTAGGATTTGCGGTGGTGATAACTCTTTCAATATGTCGACAAACATAATGAGATCGCCGTGCAATATACGGCGATATTCGTGAAAATATCCCTTTTTGTCTTAAGTCAAACCGAATGATCTTCGTCGACAAGACCTATCTTGAAGCCAATTTTCTTAGGAAGGAGAAAATTACTCTTAAAAACCTTGTGGATGGTAAGATATTTTACGAACAGAAGAATTCATAAAGAAATTCGATttggaaaaatatattaaaaaattctaaggtttttcttttgatgtaacCAAAACCCCTAAATCCATACCGGGGTGACAAAAGTTTTGAGAATTAAATGCTATAGTGATCATTATTTAAAGGGTTGGGcgagatgaaaaaaaattaggacaatataaaagatataatttaggattttttacaACAATAAACCTTTTAATGTGTGGACAAACACAACGAGATCGCCATGCAATGTACAGAAACATTTGTGAAAATATCCCCTTTCGTCTTCAGTCAAATCAAATGATCTTCGTCGACAAGAcatattttgaagaaattttcttaGGAAGGTGAGCATTATTCTGGTTTCAAACTTAATACGAGCGCGTTCACAGAAGATAACGTGTCCATGGAGTCGAAACAGATTCGCGTGAGGCCAAAAGCCCCCTGCTTAAAAATATTGAATCGATTCGCGTGGATGAAGACGCTCGAAATCTGCGAAACAAATCACgaaatttagaggaaaaaaaaaattggggcgtggtgggtgggtgggtgggggTTCGTGGCGAGCGATGGCTCGATTAATTTATATCTTTTGCGCTCGCACAACGAACGCAAATTGCATGGTGGATCGTCGCGCCGTACAGATGATCCAATCGCGTGGCTTTGTCCCGACATTTGATTCCGCCGGGTCGTGTCGCGCGGCCAACTCCAAGATGCTCCTGAGGAATTGGTCGGGGGAGTTTCCCAAGACGAAGAGACGAGCGCGTAGGCTCGACTAGTGCATCTGCTACCGACTGAAGTTGTACAGTAGTACAGTTAAATCGGAGGCCTTTCGATTCATTGACAAGGACGTGCGAAGACATTAGAGTTCACGTGACTGCTGTCCGCGAAGTTTCTGGAGATTAAAAGAGTTTTGATGGGGTGAGTTGTTGGAATTTATCCCATATCAATAATTAAAGGAGTTAATGATGAATTTGTACAAATGAGAATAAGTGTTGTCCTGCAAATTATTTTTGGGGTGAGAGAAATTTAAGGCCATCCAATATTGGTATTAAAGCTCAAAATGCTAATAAATATAGACTCAATAATTATTGAAGTTTATCCTACATTAATAGAGCCGCCCAAGAATGGCCATTGAAGAAGAGTCGGCAGATTGCAATATTGGGGGCGTCAACCTCAAAAAATATCTTGTGAGATGAGAAGAGCAATAGCGATTATCAAGTAGGCCAAAGAGATTCTCCCAAGTGATGTGGGACGATTAAGATCTTTTTAGCATGTATCTAGATCCACTTTAATCCGACTCTGATGCCAATTTGGGAGATGTCAGCTTCAAAAGACGTAGGATTGGAGGaattatttatttggtttcaaaattagaaattgtGTTCACGatgcatttgtttcacaaaaaatgaataatctagaaaatattttttaaaacaatcactcataaatgaataatcatccatgaaaatgcTTAGGCataaatttttgtcaataatgaaaatatttttcattaactaattattacaaaaaaatacaagtgattatctttaaaaatatgtttttaaaattatttattttctaaaaaataaaccGAGAATAAGTTCTTCAGAGCATACACATTTTTAGTTAGTATACATATTCAACTTATCATAACATTTGAATTATCGTTAAGCAAACTTTTCCTGTGcgcgccttttttttttttgagatataAAAGAATAACTAATCCAACAATAGTAATGCATGTCATTTAAAATGCAAAGAACTAGGAAAAAAACTACAGGAATTCATTCATAAtattttgggtaaaaaaaaaaagccaaaatgcaTCCGCTCCCAAATCTCGATGAAGtaaaaagaatattatatatatatatatataggataaAAGTTTAGCGAGACATGCCGCACGGTATCTCAGTTCAATGTTAcggaacaaagaaaaaggaaaattcgctttctcaaaaaagaaaagaaaagaaaaaagggaaagtgAAATGGAGCGGGTCCCGAAAAAACCCGGGAAGACGGGGAATCTGGAAATGACCTCAAGCCCTGTCCCATCCCccatctttacaaaaaaaaaaaaaaaagaaaaggaaaatgaaaaagaaggagaggGCCCCACCCCCTAATCTTCTCCGTTTTCCATTTTCCCCCCtcatgaaattaaattttttttcctccagtGACAGTGAGTGATCTCTATAAATGAAGGCAGAATCGAACCATCCCTAGGCTTGAAGACGCAACCCAGCAGCCAGCATCTTCAACTCTCCCCTCGCTAGCTTCCTCCTTATCTCCTCCACGCATCCGGGCCCCATTCCTCTCCCCATCCAACCACCCCAGCAAGCATGGTCggaccgcccgccgccgccgccaccaccatcaAGTTCCTCTGCAGCTACGGCGGCAAGATCCTCCCCCGCCACCCCGACGGCAAGCTCCGTTACGTCGGCGGCGAGACCCGCGTCCTCGCCGTCGACCGCTCCATCTCCTTCTCCGGTCAGTTCCGTTACTATCGAATCCATGCCCGATCGTGTGCGTCGCGTCCGTTTTCTATTCGTGTTTCCATCAACAGTGTCGGTTGAGCGCATGTCGTCGTGCTTTCTGGATTTTCGATTCGAGCGGATTGTGGTGGCGATgctgatttagggttttttgggtttttgggtttttgattcCCTGCGGGATTCGGTGTCGGTTCCTCGGAATTCGGATTTGCGTGCGCGTTTCcgatgaaaatgatgggatgtGATTTAGAATGAGGTTGTTTTGGTTAACAGAACTGATGTCGAAGATGGGGGAACTGTGCGGCGCCGCCGTGTCGCTCCGGTGTCAGCTTCCGACAGAGGATCTCGACGCCCTGATCTCGATCACCTCCGACGAGGACCTCGTGAACCTCGTCGAGGAGTACGACCGCTCGCCCCCCTCGTCCTTAAAGATCAGGGCCTTCCTTTTTCTGCCCAAGCCCGGCAAAAAaacatctcctcctccttcgctaGCCTTCTCGTCgagaacatcatcatcatcgtcgtcgtcgctgTCCGCCGCCACGGTGACCGTCGGATCGACTCCGAGGTTCTCGAAGTGCGTGCACCAGTACATGGAGAAGCCGAAGCCGGTCGGGTTCCCTCTCTGCAAGGGAAAGTCTGCAGGTAACAataggatgatgatgatgatgagttaCCACCACTACCAGGGACACTGTGCTTATGGAAATCCTGGACATGTCCATCTCATTCACAATGGCAACCACTGGCAATAACACCCTTAAAGCTCTATCTGCAGATCAGAACTTTTATATGCGTCCGACCTGTTGGAGAAATACTTTGATTTTGCCCCCGCAAGTATATTATATATATCggcaaagaaagaagagagtgCGACGTATATATATGTGATCATGTAATGGGAGGGAGGACTGTAAAAATCATTTATGGATCGATTATTTGTGATCCGTGCCCAATCAATGAACTTTTTGCAGTCCAAATTCGTATTGGTTGGACAAGAACATATGTCTATGATGGTGAGTTTTGCTTACCCTTTAATGGATGTGTATCAACTCAATGTCCATTACTTTAACTGCACAAAGGAACAGCTTCCACTTCCAAATCCATATTAGGGTTTCAATGTCCATGTTAAACCTACAATCTCTTCCACCAGTTCCTTTTTGCAAGTACCGGTTGCAGAAGGGGCCTGTTGGTTTTAGCCGTATTGGATTTATTAGTTGACAAGTTCCCTTCACTATCCATTAGAATGGTTGTTGCTTGGCTTTGTGTACTTCCTTTGTGTTTGTTCGTCCTCTTCCCTCCTGTAAAGTACAGGGGTCATCCTTTTTCTCTATGGGGTAGAGCGACATATTTACTTTGTTGAATCGGGTGTCCTGTCAATAGGAatttttttcgtatttttcttctctttttacttGCTTGCAGTATCATTGTTGGCTGTTTTTTACTCTTTTCTTAGATATTGTCACTCTCTGCGTGTTGTCCTTCTATAGGTACCTAATGTGTTTGTTCTGCTGtgattgttttgcaggttagaATACATTTGTAAATCAAGTGGATTGGAGACACGGAAGCTGGGGAAACAGTCTCCAGCTAACTGGTTGAAATTGAAGGTGAGTATTTTTTTCGCATTCCTAGTATCTGTTTCATAGAGGAGGACCGTTGCTCTTATTTTGTTCATTTAGATCTTGACTATGAACTCATTTCTGCATCTTAGCTTGTCGTAGATGTTAGCAAAATAGGTATTCGTTTTTGTTACATGTGGGTCCTGGAGTTTTTGTTGCGATTAGAACCTTTCTTTAAGAATGTTGAGTAGAGATTTACTGTCTAATAAGGTCTCTTCTTGATTATTACTGTCAATATTA
The nucleotide sequence above comes from Eucalyptus grandis isolate ANBG69807.140 chromosome 2, ASM1654582v1, whole genome shotgun sequence. Encoded proteins:
- the LOC104433500 gene encoding uncharacterized protein LOC104433500 isoform X2, with product MVGPPAAAATTIKFLCSYGGKILPRHPDGKLRYVGGETRVLAVDRSISFSELMSKMGELCGAAVSLRCQLPTEDLDALISITSDEDLVNLVEEYDRSPPSSLKIRAFLFLPKPGKKTSPPPSLAFSSRTSSSSSSSLSAATVTVGSTPRFSKCVHQYMEKPKPVGFPLCKGKSAG
- the LOC104433500 gene encoding uncharacterized protein LOC104433500 isoform X1, which produces MVGPPAAAATTIKFLCSYGGKILPRHPDGKLRYVGGETRVLAVDRSISFSELMSKMGELCGAAVSLRCQLPTEDLDALISITSDEDLVNLVEEYDRSPPSSLKIRAFLFLPKPGKKTSPPPSLAFSSRTSSSSSSSLSAATVTVGSTPRFSKCVHQYMEKPKPVGFPLCKGKSAGNNRMMMMMSYHHYQGHCAYGNPGHVHLIHNGNHWQ